The Lactuca sativa cultivar Salinas chromosome 2, Lsat_Salinas_v11, whole genome shotgun sequence genome includes the window CGATTCATAGAGTTTATGCCCTCCGAATCTCCACCCCTTTCTTCAATCacaattttttttgataaatacGGTTTGATTGATTCATAGAGGGGGTGGTGGTGTTTAGATCCGTTAGGTATCCGAAAAATCACGAAATATAGATCTTGATTGACCAATCAATCACTCCGATTCGAATTTCGAATTTCGAGTTGGTGGCTGGTTGTGATCTCGTGTATCCAGGAGAATAAGGTTAGATTATCTCAAATGTTCTTCACTATCTATATCATTATGCAAAATTGTCTACCGGCAACACTCTGTAAGGAACAACAAATCCCAATTGTCAGCATTATTAACTTATTACTGTAGCTGCAGGCTTGATTTTCAACCTGGTGTGTTTTATATTCTGCTAGGGTGTTACTGTGAATCAATTTTCTATGGAATGAATCAATTAGTCACTGATATTAGCCGTTGCACGTGGTATTTGATGTAGTATTAAGGACATTGTTGATTTGTTATTGTAGGAGGGTTCAAACTTGTTTGTGAGTTAAGGTAGGGTTTTGGAGTCTGGAATAGGATTGAAGCTAATTTACTTCAAATTACAACCAATTACAAACCATGGAATCGAGCCTCCAATACCACGATATACATAATTTCAATACCATTATATGTTCGGAAATCCCGATTCTTTGGTTTAGTATTGGAATTCGAGTTAATTTCAGTATATGTTCCTACACTGGTTGTCAATTTCCATGATCCAAATGTTTGCAATCTCATATTGGGTGTTCTTATTTGATTGAAGCACATGTATGCTCTTTACAGCCTTATGCTGTTTCTTTACAAAGGAAGAATTTGTTTTATGCAGGAATCATGTCATTCTAGTTTTAATCTATATCAAGCTGGTAGAGTAGATACAGGCATCACCATCTTCAAAACACATCACAATATTTTAGAAATTACAAGATAATGTCAGAAGGGGGAGATGATGTTGACAAGAGGGCGGAAAATCATGTTGGAGATGCTATACAACCTTATGCAAAATCAAACGACATGAGTCCTCAAGATATTGGAAATTCAAAAGAGGATAGCATTTTATCCAATGGTAACCCCATTTCTGAtgacactcaagatcatctaatGCAAACGATGGCAGAACTCAAATTTCAGAATGAATACTTTAAGTCTCATTTCCATGATTTGAAGAATCTATACACAGATTCAACTGGTTCTATCcaacaaacaaagacaattaaTCAAGATGAGACACATGAAGATTCAAAAGAGTTGCATGACAAAATAGAATCCTTGAACAAAGAACTAATAGAAGAAAGACAAACACGAGCTGCTGCAGAGGCAGCTTTGGAACATCTTCGTATAGAATACTCAGAGGCAGATGCCAAGTGCCAAGAGCTTGCTGCTAAACTAGCTGAAGGTTGTATAAATTATCTGTTTACCCTTTGCTATTGTTACCTTTTTTTTAATCTTAGCATAAATTCATACTACTTTTTATGCATACAGTTGAAAAGAATCTGGAGCAACAGGTAAAAGAGCGTGATGAGAAGAATTCTGAACTTGATTCCAAGTTGAATAGGCTTCACAAGCGAGCAAAACAAAGAATTCAAGAGGTTCAGAAGGTAATTTTGTTTGTGGGCCCCTTTAACAGTGTCCAAGATATTAATTCCtgtttgtgtattgattctgatTGGTTTGTGGAGACGATCTTTTCCAGGAGAAAGATGACATTGAGGCCAAATATAAAGAAGTCAATGAAAAGTCAGAGCAAGCTTCATTACAGCTGTCAGGATTACAGCAGGAGCTTGATCGCACACGTCAGCATGCTAATGAGGCACTCAAAGCAATTGATGTAGAAAGACAACAACTTCGAAGTGCAAACAATAGGTACATTAAAAGGGTATTTCTGGAATTTCAGATAGAAAGCTTCCATGTGTTCTTTTGTGTCAATCTTTCTTTTGACTGTTGACTATTTGACATAAACTAGACTTCGGGATAATATTGAAGAGCTGAGACGTTCTTTGGAGCCCAAAGAGAATACCATTGAGACATTGCAACAGTCACTTGTAGAAAAAGAACAGGTATTGAAAAGTCAAACTAGTTTCAGCTTTATACAGGAAAGTGATGTATTTTGTATGAACAGATGTTAGAGAACATGAAAGGGCTATTACAAGGAGCAGAAGAAAAGAGACAAGCTTCAATGGCTGAACtttcttcaaaacatcaaaagcaAATAGCAAATCTGGAAGCTCAACTTGCTGACTCATCAGCAGATAGAACAAAAGCAACCGAAACAATCTCTTCTCTACAGGTaaacaagttatatatatatatatatatattatatcttTAAGTTGTTAAACATTTGATCATTTTCCTTTTTTAGAAACTTGTTGCAGAAAAAGAGTCAAAACTGGCAGAGATGGATGCAGCATCAAGTGGTGAAGCTGCAAGGCTTAAAGCTGCCATGGAGACTATTAAAGGAGAAATTACTCACTTGAAAAACGAACATGTATGAACTATGAACTATATAACTCAATGAGattccttttccttttttttatgttttttttgttcaatTGGTTTTCCTAATTTTTAggagaaagagaaagaaaaatGGGAAGCCACCTCTCAGGCACTCAGCAGGAAACTTGAGATTGCTGAGGCTAACTGTATACGTGCTGAAATTGAAGCCGCCAAAATGAAAAGTACATATATACCCTTTCTTTGACTTGTTATTTTCAGTTCTTGCCCTTTAAATGGAAGTAACAATGGTAACCCACAGGTCAGATGGCTCTAGAACTATCTGTGCTGAGTCAGCAGTCAAACACCAAAGAGTCTGAGTTAATAACTGCTAAAGAGGAGGTATTTAACTATTTATTCTCCTGTGTCATCTATTATTTAATGAAATTGTGTATGataaatttttaattattattcagATAAAACGTCTAGAAAGTGAATTTGCTTCGTATAAAGCTCGTGCACATGCACTTCTTCAGAAAAAGGATGCTGAGCTGGCATCTGCTAAAGATAATGAACAGCTTAAAGCCCTTGAAGAAGCACTAAAGGTGTATATATTTTTCTCTTCTATGTGATGATGTGGCACACAGATCTACTCACATTTTGTTTATACAGGAGGCTGAAAATGAAATAGTGATAGTATCTGCTGAAAGGGACAAAACCCTCCATGATCTTGAAAATGCTCTAACTCATCATGACAAAGAACTCAGTGCCAGGTGGCACTATTTTTCCTGTTTGGTTCAGAAAGTTATTTTTTAAACATTATCTTATgtctaattttatttatttatttatttattttagagaTGAAGCTCTTGGCCTTGTTGAGCAACAGGTGAAGAACATGGAAATGAAGCTCTCTTCTGCAATTTCTATCCATCGATCCGAGAAAGAAATCTGGGAGAAGAATCTTCAAAATGTGGAAGAAACATGGCAATGTAATTAAACAATTTTTAGTTTACTTTAAAAAACTTTTTGTTAATTCTTTTTAACGACAAAATAAATTAC containing:
- the LOC111902546 gene encoding protein GRIP; protein product: MSEGGDDVDKRAENHVGDAIQPYAKSNDMSPQDIGNSKEDSILSNGNPISDDTQDHLMQTMAELKFQNEYFKSHFHDLKNLYTDSTGSIQQTKTINQDETHEDSKELHDKIESLNKELIEERQTRAAAEAALEHLRIEYSEADAKCQELAAKLAEVEKNLEQQVKERDEKNSELDSKLNRLHKRAKQRIQEVQKEKDDIEAKYKEVNEKSEQASLQLSGLQQELDRTRQHANEALKAIDVERQQLRSANNRLRDNIEELRRSLEPKENTIETLQQSLVEKEQMLENMKGLLQGAEEKRQASMAELSSKHQKQIANLEAQLADSSADRTKATETISSLQKLVAEKESKLAEMDAASSGEAARLKAAMETIKGEITHLKNEHEKEKEKWEATSQALSRKLEIAEANCIRAEIEAAKMKSQMALELSVLSQQSNTKESELITAKEEIKRLESEFASYKARAHALLQKKDAELASAKDNEQLKALEEALKEAENEIVIVSAERDKTLHDLENALTHHDKELSARDEALGLVEQQVKNMEMKLSSAISIHRSEKEIWEKNLQNVEETWQLRFQALKAEIEQQKSTPDETLQKEVQDVQTRYKKLKEEHDSFRELADKMIEEKDMEISRLVDNNKNLVRSLSSKPSGNNNENGHNTGFTGQDSPNTSVAEQQILILARQQAQREEELAQSQRHILALQEELEELERENRLHSQQEAMLKEELRNMERSQKREGVDMTYLKNVIVKLLETGEVGALLPVIAMLLQFSPDEFQKCQNAYRPSTDVPPSPVASESPGSGLSLFSRFSFS